TGTTACAGGCAACATCGTCGAATGCGACGTCGATGCCATCGTTAATGCGGCAAACTCATCCCTGCTTGGCGGCGGAGGCGTCGATGGGGCGATCCACAAGGCTGCCGGGCCAGACCTCGTGCATGAATGCCGCCTGCTGGGTGGTTGCAAGACCGGACAAGCGAAGATCACGTCCGGCTACAGGCTCAAGGCGCGCCATATCATCCATACAGTCGGGCCCGTCTGGCAAGGCGGGGACAAAGGCGAGCGAGAATTGCTTGCCGCCTGTCACGAGAAATCCCTGCAACTCGCGCAGCAACACGGGCTGCGCAGCATTGCATTTCCGGCCATATCGACGGGCCGGTTCAAGTTTCCACTCTCGGAAGCGGCACGGGTCGCGGTCGAGACGGTGAGGCAGTTCATCCGCGACAATCCGGTCGCGCTGGACCGGGTGCTGTTCATAGGGTTCGACGAAGCGACCAGCCAACACTTCCGCGAGGCAGTCTGGTCAGCCGGGCAAGGCTAAACCCGCCCGCCCTTCCACACCACACGCCCGATCACCTCGACATCCTCCGCCGCGACTTCCATCGGGGGGTAGGCCATGTTCTGGCTGAGCAGGTGCAGGCGGCCGGGCGGGCCGGATTGCAGGCGCTTGACGTGGAGCACGTCGCCCAGGCGCAGGACGTAGATGCCATCGCGCAACGGCCCCTTGCGGGTGTCGACAAGGATCTCGTCTCCCGCGCGTAAGGTCGGCTCCATCGAATCGCCCATCACCGTGATGGCGGATAGCTGCGCGCCCTTCAGGCCCTGCTCGGCAAGCCAGCGTTCGGAGAAGCGGAAGGTGTCGTAAGCGGCCTCGCCTGCGGCGACCGTCCCTGGACCGGCGCTGGCATCGACGGCAAGGCGCGGCACGTCGACCCAGCCCGTGCTGAGGCGAGGAGCAATCCGATCCGAAATGGAGGATTTTTCCCCCGTCGCGCCCAGCTCCGCCTCCGCCACGCCGAAGAATTCCGCCAGCTTTCGGCGATCCTGCTCCTCCAGCTTACGCGGGCTGCCCTTGCGGACAAACTGCTGCAAATATGTGGGGTTACGGCCAATCAGCCGGGACAGGGCGGCAAGCGAGACGCGCTGCGCCTCGGCCAGTTCGACCAGCCGGGCACGGCCATTGTCGGGTTCGGAAGCGTTTACCATTAAATTTCCTATAGCATAGGATTTTTCCTAGACAAGTAGGATTTCAAGCGCAACGAGTCGGGTCATCGGGGCGACTCGCCCCCGCTCGAACCGAACCGTCATCGCCCTGCCCACCCGCAAAGGAGGTCGCCCAATGCTCATCCGGAAGATCGAAGTCTTCCTGCGCCGAACCGGCATGCCCGCCACGAAATTTGGCCGCCTGGCCACGCGCGATCCGCGCTTCGTGCTGGACCTGCGCAATGGCCGCCTGCCCCGCCGCGCAACGGAAGAACGGGTGGAACATTTCATGAACAGATACCGGGAAGAAACCCATGCATATTGATCCAGCCGTCGTCCCTCCGCCCGTCCGCCGGAGGCCCCGCCGCAGCGCGGGCGAACGTCTGCGCGAGGCACTGATCTTCCTCGCGGGCAACCGCGCCCGAGTGGAGAGCCATACCGAGCGCAGCTGGGCCAGCATCACCTTTGCCGGCACGCGCCACCGCCTGGTGTTGGTATTCGAAGGCGCGGAAGCCTGCGAAGCGGGCGAGAGCTTCATCGCCTTCCTGCCCGATCACGAATTCGCCATCCCCGGCCAGCTGGTGGCCGATGCCGCCGTGGTTGAAGTCGATCACACGATCGCGCCCGATCCTGCGATGCGGGTGACGTGCGAACTGCTGATGCTGGAGGAGGATTGAGGCGTACGCGCCTGGCTTCGTCCACTTCGCGCCGCTAGGCTCTCTTCGTTCGCCAAGCTCTGCTTCCCCTCCCGCAAGCGGGAGGGGTTTGCGAGACTTGGCGGCGCGCAGCGGCGCCTAGTCGCAGCGGGGTGGGCGAAGTGGAGCGCACCGCCTTAGCTGCGCCAGGCCATCCATGCCGCCGCCGCCAGAACGGGCAAGCCCGCCAGGTCCACTAGCGCGATTGTCCTGAGGGTCGGCGGGCTGCCATTGCTGAAATACAGCGCGAGGAAAGCCAGCATGCTGATGGCCGTCAGGACGCTGGCGAGGCGGCGCACCTGCGGATCCCAAAGCGCCCAGAGGCAGGCGATCACAATTACGGCGAACAGTGCTGCGCGGTGTTGCATCAGCAGGAACAGAGGGTCGCCCGCAGGCAAGCCGTAGAGCGTAGTGAGCAATTGCGGCCGGAAGAATGCCGCAGCGGGCATCGCATGGATCAGCGCCAATACGGCCCACAGCAGCTTCGCAATCATCCCTCGTCTCCCATTGACGGACCCGACCTCAGCCCAGTTTCCATTCCCAGCCGAGCGGGTCGCCGTCCATGACCTCCACGCCCATCGCGGCCAGTTCGTCGCGCAAGGCATCGGAGGTGGCGAAGTCCTTCTCCGCCCGCGCGGCCTTGCGACGGGCGAGCGCGTCTTCGATTTCGGCTTCGGTTGTGGTCGCGGATTTGGGGCGGATGCGCAGGTCCTCGCGTTTCAGCTCCAGCAGGCCAAGGCCAAGTACGCTGTCCATGCGCTCCACCACGGAGCGCTTGATGCCGGCATCGACTTTCTTCACTGCCAGCGCCTCTTCCAGCGCGGTCAGGGCGATGGGCGTGCCAAGATCGTCGCCGATCGCCGCGTCGAATTTTTCGAGTAGCGCGGTAAATTTCGGATGGTCCGGCGTGCCGGTTTCGACATCGCGCAGCCGCTCCGCCTGCATCACCATCCGCTTCAGCCGCACCAGCGCGGCCTCCAGCCCGTCCCAGCTGAACTCCAGCTCGCTGCGGTAATGCGCCTGCAGGCACATCATGCGGTAAGCGAGCGGGTGGTAGCCCTTGTCGATCAGCAGCTGGAGGCGGAGGAACTCGCCCGACGACTTGCTCATCTTGCCCGATCGTTCGACCAGGAAATTGTTGTGCATCCACACACGCGCGCCGGAATTGGCAACTTCGCCTAAACCACCGCACCCGCAGAAGGCCTGGTTCTGCGCGATCTCGTTGGGGTGGTGGATCTCGCGGTGGTCGATACCGCCGGTATGGATGTCGAAGGGGAAGCCGAGCAGCTTGCCGCTCATCACGCTGCATTCCAGGTGCCAGCCGGGCGCGCCCTTGCCCCAGGGGCTGTCCCATTCCATCTGCCGCGTCTCGCCCGCAGGGGTCTTGCGCCAGATGGCGAAGTCCTGCGGATTGCGCTTGCCGTTCACGGCACCGATGCGGCCTTCCCCGTCCTCCGTCACCGCGCGGGCCAGCCGCCCGTAATCCTCCACGGTTGAGACATCGAAATAGAGGCCGCTCTCAAGCTCGTAACAATGCCGCCCGGCAATGCTCTTCGCGAAGTCGATCATCTCCGCGATGTAATCGGTGGCGACGGACCATTCGGCGGGCTGCCGGATGTTCAGCGCCTTCACGTCCGCCCAATACGCCTCGGTATAATGGCGCGCGATGTCCCAAATGGACTGGGCTTTCTCCGCCGCCATCTTCTCCATCTTGTCCTCGCCGCTATCGGCATCGTCGGTCAGGTGGCCGACATCGGTGATGTTGATGACATGGGTGAGCTTGTAGCCCTTCCAGCTCAACGTCCGCCCAAGGATATCCGCGAAGACATAGGCGCGCATATTGCCGATATGCGGGTAATTGTAGACCGTCGGCCCGCACGTATAGACCCGCGCCTCGCCATCATGGACGGGCCGGAAATCCTCGACCTGCCGGGTGAGGGAATTGAAGAGGCGGAGGTTGGTCATGCTGCAGGCGCATTGGCCGCAGGAGGCCCTGCCGGTCAACCGTGAGTTAGCGTGAGGCCGCTATTCGCTATCGCCCTGCCAAGTGGACTTCGCCCGCACCCTGGGCCGTGCGTAACCACACCCTCCCACCAGAGCAAAGCGCGGCGCAACGTCACTCAGGGCGCGGGAAGTGCTGGTCCACGAGGATTGCGTTGCCATCCGGATCGGTGATCACGAAGCTGCCGATGCCAGTGCCTGCGGGATCGGTCTTGTCGGCGAATTCCATGCCTTCTGCTTCCAACTGCGACTGCAGCTCGCGGACGTCGGTGAAGCTGCCGAGCGGCTTTCCTGCAGCGAAGGATTCTGCCGTATTCTCAAGGCCGGGATTGAACGTCAGGATATTG
This genomic interval from Paraurantiacibacter namhicola contains the following:
- a CDS encoding O-acetyl-ADP-ribose deacetylase; the protein is MAREVARRLPRIKLALNASFPLRYALGMTKPSQQIIEVVTGNIVECDVDAIVNAANSSLLGGGGVDGAIHKAAGPDLVHECRLLGGCKTGQAKITSGYRLKARHIIHTVGPVWQGGDKGERELLAACHEKSLQLAQQHGLRSIAFPAISTGRFKFPLSEAARVAVETVRQFIRDNPVALDRVLFIGFDEATSQHFREAVWSAGQG
- a CDS encoding S24 family peptidase — translated: MVNASEPDNGRARLVELAEAQRVSLAALSRLIGRNPTYLQQFVRKGSPRKLEEQDRRKLAEFFGVAEAELGATGEKSSISDRIAPRLSTGWVDVPRLAVDASAGPGTVAAGEAAYDTFRFSERWLAEQGLKGAQLSAITVMGDSMEPTLRAGDEILVDTRKGPLRDGIYVLRLGDVLHVKRLQSGPPGRLHLLSQNMAYPPMEVAAEDVEVIGRVVWKGGRV
- the cysS gene encoding cysteine--tRNA ligase, which produces MTNLRLFNSLTRQVEDFRPVHDGEARVYTCGPTVYNYPHIGNMRAYVFADILGRTLSWKGYKLTHVINITDVGHLTDDADSGEDKMEKMAAEKAQSIWDIARHYTEAYWADVKALNIRQPAEWSVATDYIAEMIDFAKSIAGRHCYELESGLYFDVSTVEDYGRLARAVTEDGEGRIGAVNGKRNPQDFAIWRKTPAGETRQMEWDSPWGKGAPGWHLECSVMSGKLLGFPFDIHTGGIDHREIHHPNEIAQNQAFCGCGGLGEVANSGARVWMHNNFLVERSGKMSKSSGEFLRLQLLIDKGYHPLAYRMMCLQAHYRSELEFSWDGLEAALVRLKRMVMQAERLRDVETGTPDHPKFTALLEKFDAAIGDDLGTPIALTALEEALAVKKVDAGIKRSVVERMDSVLGLGLLELKREDLRIRPKSATTTEAEIEDALARRKAARAEKDFATSDALRDELAAMGVEVMDGDPLGWEWKLG
- a CDS encoding VOC family protein, encoding MQLGAFSISLAVKDLAKSQSFYEKLGFQRTGGDDHYAILVNGGTMIGLFQGMFENNILTFNPGLENTAESFAAGKPLGSFTDVRELQSQLEAEGMEFADKTDPAGTGIGSFVITDPDGNAILVDQHFPRPE